The Pedobacter roseus genome contains a region encoding:
- a CDS encoding FeoB-associated Cys-rich membrane protein — MDIQTILVFLLFAVALVYVGRLVFKSLQVKKDGCGGNCKCGVDFSDIKPVKK, encoded by the coding sequence ATGGATATTCAAACGATTTTAGTCTTTTTACTTTTTGCGGTAGCATTGGTATATGTTGGCCGTTTGGTTTTTAAATCTTTACAGGTAAAAAAAGATGGCTGTGGTGGAAATTGCAAATGTGGCGTAGATTTTTCCGATATTAAGCCCGTAAAAAAATAA